TTTGTTTATGCCATTGCGCATATTCGTGGTGGTGAAGAATTAGGTCGTCATTGGTATGAAGATGGTAAGCTACTCAATAAAATGAATACCTTTACGGATTTCACCGCTGTAACCAAGGGTTTAGTCGAACAAGGTTATGCCGACCCTAAACGTGTTTATGCTATGGGTGGCTCTGCAGGTGGTCTATTGATGGGGACTGTGATTAATATTGCGCCGGAGTTATACCATGGTGTGGTTGCTGCTGTTCCATTTGTTGATGTCGTGAGTACCATGCTTGATGAATCTATTCCATTGACAACAGGTGAGTATGACGAGTGGGGTAATCCGAACGACGCCGAGTTTTATCATTATATGCTGTCATACAGCCCTTATGATCAAGTGACAGCACAAGCTTATCCGAATTTATTGGTGACGACTGGATTACATGATTCACAAGTGCAATATTGGGAACCAGCAAAGTGGGTTGCGAAATTGCGTGAATTAAAAACAGATGCGAATGTATTGTTATTACATACGGATATGGAGACCGGGCACGGCGGTAAATCAGGACGCTTCCAGCATTACCATGATACCGCTAAAGAATATGCTTTCATGCTTGATTTAGCTAAGTGTACAGCGCTGTAAAATAAATAAAGGGCAAGTGATCTAAGCTATATCTTGTAGGCTAGGATACTTGCTCTTAATAATAAAATCAGGGTATGTGGCTAGCGTGGTAAGGGCATTACGCGATTGCGGCCAAGACGTTTTGCTTCATACAATTGCAGATCCGCGCGGGTCAAAATATCATGGCTAGTATCTCGGGGTTTATTTTCACTTACACCAATTGATACGGTAATGTTATCAATTACTTTACCAGAGCGCTTATCACGAATGCTTAGGCGTTCAATAGCGCGGCGAATTGACTCTGCGTTTTGACGAGCAACGGTAAATGTCTTATTTGGTAAGATAAGTACAAATTCTTCACCACCATAACGAAATACCTGTTCACCTTCTTGGCAACTATCTGAGATACGTTTCGCAATGGCTTTTAATACTTGATCTCCGAGTTGGTGGCCAAAATCATCATTAAAGCTTTTGAAGTTATCAATATCGACCATTAAAATTGAAAAGGTGCGGTTTAAACTTGGGTTACTGCAAAAGGTTTCAATTTCTTTACTAAATATCCGGCGGTTGAGTAGGCCAGTTAAGCTATCATGCATGGCATCATGCTGTGTTTCTAATAATGTTTCACGTAACTGTGCAATCTCAGCTTGTGCTTCGTGCAATTGGCTTTTGAAATGACGCGTTGATGAACGTACATCGTGAGACTCTTTTACCAGTTCTCGTACCGCGGAGAATGTTTTCTCAATCGAAAAACCATCTTCTTCAACACTTGATAATTCGTTCAAACATTTATTCAACATCCGATCAAATTCATTGGTATCATTAAGTGTATCGTGTAGTGAACTGCTTAATTCATTGGTCATCGAGTCGAGTTCGGTACGTAATTGAGTAATTTCCTGCTCACGCTTATCAACAATAAAGCGCTGATACAGCTCTTCACTCGCCGCTGGGGTACAAGTACCGTGCTGGGCAATCTTGTCATCGAGATGTTTTTGTAATGCACTATTATTATCAGAAACGTAGTGATACCACAGCGCGTAGTTTGTTGGCGTTGTTGGAATTTGATACTGGATCATCAGCGGCATGGCTTTTTTTAAATATTGAGCAGATAAAGCAAAGAGTTTTTTAGACATGCACCATTCCATAGAGGTTTTTGATTAATGATTAACCCCGCTATTAAATCAAATTATGCAGTAAGTTACACTATCTCTTTATTTCACTGTTTGGGTGAAGAATCAAAAAGGCGACGTATTTAGTGATAGAACTCATCGATAGCCATTGCCATTTAGACTTTGTGGATTTTAATGACGACTTGATAGCGGTATTAAATCGCGCGAGAGATAAGGGCGTGAAACATTTTTTAGTGCCAGGTATTAGCGCTAAAAATTGGCAAGCAGTATTGGCGCTAGCCAATCAGCATGAAGGGGTTTATCCAGCGTTAGGTATTCATCCGTATTTTCTGGCCGACTTTGATGATAGCCATTTGCAATTACTTGATGCACATTTAGCGGCAGGAAAGGGCATTGTTGCTGTCGGCGAGTTTGGACTTGATAAAGCGGTCGGTTTTCCGTTCGAACAACAATTGCAGATTTGTAAGCAACAACTATTGCTCGCTAAACACTATGATTTGCCGGTTATTTTACATTGCCGTAAAGCACACAACGAATTGATTCAGTTATTACAACTGGTGAAATTACCACGTGGTGGCGTACTCCATGGCTTTAGTGGTAGCAGTCAATTGGGGATGCAATATATAAAACTTGGGTTTAAATTAGGTATTGGTGGGGTGATTACATATCCAAGAGCAGTAAAAACCAGGCAAGCGGTCAGTGAATTGCCGTTAACCTCGTTATTGTTAGAAACGGACTCGCCAGATATGCCTATATTGGGTTATCAAGGGCAGCGAAATGAGCCGGCTAACATTACAGAAGTGTTACAAATACTTACAAAACTACGGCGAGAGCCGGAAGAATTAATTGCTAAAGCTAGCTTTAGTTCGTTTGTTGAGCTGTTTTTGTCGTAAAAGCGCCCTTTTTGAAAAAAAAACAACTTTTTTGAAACTATTTTGAGAGGTCTGATCTCAAGCACTTAACAAGTGGCTAATAACAGTTATAATCTCGCCAATTGTTATAATCAATGATTAAATCGTAAATTTACTATTAATTACACTTTAATTGACTATTTTGGTTATTACGTAAATAAACAAAAACACTTCTGAAGCGAAACTTGGAGATTATTCCTGATGAATTTTGTAATGGGTATTGTAGGCGTATTTGTCCTACTCGGTCTAGCGGTTCTGTTATCTGATAACAGAAAAGCAATTAACCTTCGCACTGTGGGTGGCGCATTTGCTATCCAGGTTGCCGTTGGTGCCTTTATTTTATATTTTCCTCCGGGCAAAGAGTTACTACAAGGTCTCTCTACTGGTGTAGCAAACGTAATTGCTTATGGTAATGAAGGTATTCAATTCTTATTTGGTGACTTAGCGAAATTCAAACTTGGTTTCATCTTTGCATTTAACGTATTACCAGTAATCGTTTTCTTCTCATCACTAATCGCTGTTTTATACTATATAGGTGTAATGAGCGTGGTAATTAACTTTATCGGTGGTGGCTTACAGAAGTTATTAGGTACCAGTCGTTCAGAATCACTTTCTGCAACTGCAAATATCTTTGTTGGTCAAACTGAAGCGCCACTTGTTGTACGTCCGTTCATTAAATCAATGACTAAATCAGAGCTATTTGCGGTAATGGTTGGTGGTCTTGCTTCTATCGCCGGTTCAGTACTAGCGGGTTATGCGGGTCTTGGTATTAAGATTGAGTACTTGGTTGCTGCGTCATTCATGGCGGCTCCGGGTGGTCTATTAATGGCTAAAATCATTAAACCAGAAACAGAAACACCAAAAATTACACTTGATGATCTCGATGATAGCGAAGAGGAAAAACCAGCTAACGTACTAGACGCTGCAGCTGCAGGTGCATCTTCAGGTATGATGCTTGCGCTTAACGTCGGTGCAATGTTAATTGCATTCGTTGGTCTAATTGCATTAGCAAACGGTATCACAGGTGGTATCGGTGCTTGGTTCGATATGCCAGAACTAACAATCCAAATGATCTTGGGTTGGATCTTCTCTCCACTTGCATTCGTTATTGGTGTGCCATGGCACGAAGCGATTGCTGCTGGTAGCTTCATCGGTCAAAAACTGGTAGTGAATGAATTTGTTGCTTTCCTAGATTTCGTTAACTACATTAAAAACAACGAGCTATCTGATCATACACAAATCATCATCTCATTTGCATTATGTGGTTTTGCTAACTTCTCATCTATCGCCATCTTACTTGGTGGTTTAGGTAGCTTAGCACCAACACGCCGTGCAGACATTGCAAGCATGGGCCTGAAAGCAGTACTTGCTGCTTCTTTAGCTAACTTAATGAGTGCTGCATTAGCGGGTCTATTCTTAGTTTAATGTACTGATAATTTATAAGCTGTATCGATGACGGCTATAAAATAGATAATGCCCCCAAATTGTTTAAGTCACAGTTTGGGGGCATTTTTTTGTCTGTATAAATCAAATGTTCATCACTAAATCATAACCAAACAGTCTATAAATGAGACACTTAGACACGTCTGTAGATTGTGCTATATGTATTTTCTCATAGTGAGATATAGGTCGATTCTGAGGGGATCTATCGCTTGATTTTATCAGTACTGAGAGTAACCTCAAATGAGTAGTTTTAGCTGAACGTACATGAAGTACTTTTGGTATGCTTCGTTTAATATAACTGACTATTTACACTTTAGATCTAGGTGATAGGCAATTGTATTAGCGCGGTTACACGGATGTTTATTGATCATTATATCAAGTCTTCACGGAACCAAGTCCGCATAGTTATTCTTAATGGATATTTATCTTAAAGATAGTTATGTCGATAGTCCGATTTGTGCTTATTACAAGATAAGTATGGATCACTTATACGTCATCGATTTACCTTAGGTTTTAATCTTCGGTTAAGCATTTCTTTATTTGAATTATTCCAGAATAGCTACCGCCAGTAATTAATTTTAATTACTGCGATTTCACTATTGGTTTATAAAAATTTCAATAAATTTGGAGATGATTCTTGATGAATTTTGTAATGGGCATTGTAGGCGTTTTCGCTCTACTCGGTTTAGCGCTACTGTTATCTGATAATAGAAAAGCAATTAATTTACGCACTGTCGGTGGCGCATTCGCTATTCAGGTTGTTATTGGTGCTTTCATTTTATATTTTCCTCCGGGCAAAGAGTTACTACAAGGTCTCTCTACTGGTGTAGCAAACGTAATTGCTTATGGTAATGAAGGTATTCAATTCTTATTTGGTGACTTAGCGAAATTCAAACTTGGTTTCATCTTTGCGTTTAACGTATTACCAGTAATCGTTTTCTTCTCATCACTAATTGCTGTTTTATACTATATAGGTGTAATGAGCGTGGTAATTAACTTTATTGGTGGTGGCTTACAGAAGTTATTAGGTACCAGTCGTTCAGAATCACTTTCTGCAACTGCAAATATCTTTGTTGGTCAAACTGAAGCGCCACTTGTTGTACGTCCGTTCATTAAATCAATGACTAAATCAGAGCTATTTGCGGTAATGGTTGGTGGTCTTGCTTCTATCGCCGGTTCAGTACTAGCGGGTTATGCGGGTCTTGGTATTAAGATTGAGTACTTGGTTGCTGCGTCATTCATGGCGGCTCCGGGTGGTCTATTAATGGCTAAAATCATTAAACCAGAAACAGAAACACCGAAAATTACACTTGATGATCTCGATGATAGCGAAGAGGAAAAACCAGCTAATGTACTAGACGCTGCAGCTGCAGGTGCATCTTCAGGTATGATGCTTGCGCTTAACGTCGGTGCAATGTTAATTGCATTCGTTGGTCTAATTGCATTAGCAAACGGTATCACAGGTGGTATCGGTGCTTGGTTCGATATGCCAGAACTAACAATCCAAATGATCTTAGGTTGGGTGTTCTCGCCACTTGCATTCGTTATTGGTGTGCCATGGCATGAAGCCGTTACTGCTGGTAGCTTCATCGGCCAAAAATTTGTTGTGAATGAATTTGTTGCTTTCTTAGATTTTGTTAATTATATCAAAAATAACGAACTGTCTGAGCATACTCAAATAATCATCTCTTTTGCACTTTGTGGTTTTGCTAATTTCTCATCAATTGCCATCTTACTGGGTGGTTTAGGTAGTTTGGCCCCTTCACGCCGAGCAGACATCGCAAGCATGGGTCTGAAAGCGATACTTGCTGCTTCTTTAGCTAACTTAATGAGTGCGACATTAGCGGGTCTATTCCTCACTTAATATAACCTCGCTCTTCCTCTATTTTTATAGCAGGGGATAACGAATATATACACTCAAACTGTATTATTAACGGTTTGAGGGTATTTTTTTTGCCTGAAAAACCAGCAATGTAATAATTCATTATTCGATAAAATAACGAGCTTACATAGCCATACATTTAATATATTGTTTTATTGTCGTTTATTTGCTCGTAGTGAGAAGTAGGTCGGTTATGATGGCATTTATTTCTTGATTTCTTTGTCACTTAGCGTAGATTTAGTAATGTAATTTAACTGATCGTACATGATGTACTTTTGGTGTTTTTCGTTCAATATAGCTTGTTTTTTTAACCTTAATTAAAGGTTGGAGAAGCTGTATTAGCGCGGTTATAGGGATATTAATTGATAGTCATATCAAGTCTTCACGGAACCAAGTCCGCATAGTTATTCTTCATGGATATTTATCTTAAAGATAGTTATGTCGATAGTTAGATTAATACATATATTAATACTTATATTGATAGAAAATATTAATCGTTATACGTCATCTATTTACTTTAAGCCATTAGCTTAAGGTAAACACTTCTTTATTAAAGTCATCCTTGAGTAGCTGTAGTCAGCAATTAGTGTAATTGCTCTGGTTTCACTGTTTTTTATAAAATTTAAATAAGTTTGGAGACTTAATATGAGTAACTTTAAAGTTGCGGCGCAACGTGCATTAAACATGATGGACTTAACGACGCTTAATGATGATGATACAGATGCAAAAGTAATTGAACTGTGTCACAAAGCAAAAAGTGCGGCGGGCAATACGGCTGCTGTTTGTATTTATCCTCGTTTTGTTCCTATCGCGCGTAAAACATTGAATGCAATTGGTGCTGAAACGGTAAAAATAGCAACGGTAACTAATTTCCCACATGGTAACGATGATGTTGCTATTGCAGTTGCTGAAACGAAAGCGGCTGTAGCATACGGCGCTGATGAAGTTGACGTAGTATTCCCATACCGCGCACTAATGGCCGGAAATGCGGACGTTGGCTTTGAGCTTGTTAAAGCATGTAAAGCAGCTTGTCCTGCTAACGTACAACTTAAAGTTATCGTTGAGACTGGCGAACTTAAAACTGAAGCATTGATTCGTCAAGCGAGTGAGATCTCGATTGATGCAGGTGCAGACTTCATTAAAACATCAACAGGCAAAGTGCCTGTGAATGCAACACTCGAATTCGCGAAGATCATGCTTACTGTGATCAGTGAGAAAAACACCGATGTTGGTTTCAAACCCGCGGGTGGTGTTAAAAATGCTGAGCAAGCAGGTGAATACCTTGCATTAGCAGAATCAATTCTAGGTCAAGACTGGGTATCTCCAGCCAAGTTCCGCTTCGGTGCTTCAAGCCTGCTTGCTAACTTATTAGCTGAGCTTGAGTTAGCAGAGAAAGCAGCTGATAGCAGCGGTTACTAACTATCTCGTTCTGGGTTCGATAAAGTAATATCCCCAAATAAAGTGTGTTGTATTGATTAAGACCAAATGTGAGTTATTCCTGACATGGGTAATCAATATAACACGTGCTTATTCGATCCTAACTTTCTGTATTTAACTAAGCTCTTCCCATTTTAAGGAGTAGCTTTTTCTTATTTAAGGAATAGGTAGTTATGTTTATACCGCAAGAGATTATTCGTCGTAAACGTAATGGCGAAGTACTAAGTTGTGCTGAAATTGAATATTTTGTTAATGGTATTGCTGATAATAGTATCTCGGAAGGACAAATAGGCGCATTTGCGATGGCGACTTATTTTAATGACATGAATATGGACGAGCGTATCGCGATCACATCTGCAATGCGAGATTCAGGTGACGTATTAAGTTGGAATACAATGCAACTTAATGGTCCAATCGTTGATAAGCATTCAACTGGTGGCGTTGGTGATGTTATTTCACTGATGCTTGGTCCTATGGTTGCTGCCTGTGGTGGCTTTGTTCCTATGATTTCTGGCCGTGGTTTAGGCCATACTGGTGGTACATTAGATAAATTAGATGCGATCCCTGGTTACCAAACAACAGTTGATAATACGCAATTTCGCCAAGTTGTAAAAGCCAGTGGTGTGGCGATTGTTGGCCAATCTGCAAACTTAGCGCCTGCCGATAAACGTTTTTATGGTGTACGTGATATTACTGCAACAGTCGAATCTATTTCGCTGATCACAGCTTCTATTTTATCGAAAAAGTTAGCAGCCGGTCTTGATGCATTAGTGATGGATGTTAAATCGGGTAGTGGCGCTTTCATGCCTACGCATGAGGAGTCTGTTGCACTAGCAAAAAGCATTGTATCTGTAGCGAACGGTGCGGGCTGTAAAACTTCTGCACTGATTACAGATATGAACCAAGTATTAGCAAGTAGTGCCGGTAATGCAGTTGAAGTACGTGAAGCAGTACGTTTCTTAACGGGCGAATACCGTAACCCACGTTTATTTGCTGTAACAATGGCACTCTGTGTGGAAATGTTATTGTCAGCAAATCTAGCGACAGACGTAGATGATGCACGTAATAAATTACAAGCAGTATTAGATAATGGCAAAGCGGCAGAATTATTTGGCACTATGGTTTCAGGTTTAGGCGGTCCAACTGATTTTGTTGACAACTATGACCTACACTTACCAAAAACCGAAATTTTTCGTCCCGTATATGCAGCAAAAAGTGGCTATTTAACTGAGATGGATACGCGTGGTTTCGGCATGGCGGTTGTTGCTATGGGTGGTGGTCGTCGTGTGGCGACAGATCAAATCGATTATGCTGTTGGCTTATCTGATATTGCAGCGCTGGGTCAACAACTCGATGCACAAACCCCGATTGCTATGGTGCATGCTCGTAGTGATGCACAGTTTGAAGCTGCACAAGCAGAGATCTTGAAATCGATTCATATCGGTGACATACAGCCTGCTGCAAGTGCTGATGTTTATCAACAAATTAGACTTTCAGATGTTTAACAATTGGTTAATATTTAATGTAGAGCATAGTTAAAAATAGATAATAAAAATAGGTCATAATGATGAAACGTACAATTATATTAATGTTGGACTCATTGGGTATTGGTGCTTCTGCCGATGCTGATAAATTTGGTGATGTAGGCAGCAACACGTTTGGTCACATAGCTCAATGGTGTGCCGAAGGAAAAGCGGATGAGGGTCGTGAAGGCCCATTACATATTCCTAATTTAACCAAACTAGGTCTTGCGCATGCTTGCGGTGATAGTGTGGGTTCATTTCCTGCAGGCTTAGATGAAAGCGCAGAGGTTATTGGTGCATACGGTTACGCACAAGAGATCTCAAGTGGTAAAGACACGCCAAGTGGTCACTGGGAGATCGCAGGTGTACCTGTGTTGTTTGATTGGGGTTATTTCTCGGATACCGAAAACAGCTTCCCACAAGAATTACTGGATCAGTTAGTGGAGCAAGCGGACTTACCGGGTTATTTAGGTAACTGCCATTCTTCA
This Moritella sp. 5 DNA region includes the following protein-coding sequences:
- a CDS encoding GGDEF domain-containing protein, yielding MSKKLFALSAQYLKKAMPLMIQYQIPTTPTNYALWYHYVSDNNSALQKHLDDKIAQHGTCTPAASEELYQRFIVDKREQEITQLRTELDSMTNELSSSLHDTLNDTNEFDRMLNKCLNELSSVEEDGFSIEKTFSAVRELVKESHDVRSSTRHFKSQLHEAQAEIAQLRETLLETQHDAMHDSLTGLLNRRIFSKEIETFCSNPSLNRTFSILMVDIDNFKSFNDDFGHQLGDQVLKAIAKRISDSCQEGEQVFRYGGEEFVLILPNKTFTVARQNAESIRRAIERLSIRDKRSGKVIDNITVSIGVSENKPRDTSHDILTRADLQLYEAKRLGRNRVMPLPR
- a CDS encoding TatD family hydrolase — translated: MIELIDSHCHLDFVDFNDDLIAVLNRARDKGVKHFLVPGISAKNWQAVLALANQHEGVYPALGIHPYFLADFDDSHLQLLDAHLAAGKGIVAVGEFGLDKAVGFPFEQQLQICKQQLLLAKHYDLPVILHCRKAHNELIQLLQLVKLPRGGVLHGFSGSSQLGMQYIKLGFKLGIGGVITYPRAVKTRQAVSELPLTSLLLETDSPDMPILGYQGQRNEPANITEVLQILTKLRREPEELIAKASFSSFVELFLS
- a CDS encoding NupC/NupG family nucleoside CNT transporter, with protein sequence MNFVMGIVGVFVLLGLAVLLSDNRKAINLRTVGGAFAIQVAVGAFILYFPPGKELLQGLSTGVANVIAYGNEGIQFLFGDLAKFKLGFIFAFNVLPVIVFFSSLIAVLYYIGVMSVVINFIGGGLQKLLGTSRSESLSATANIFVGQTEAPLVVRPFIKSMTKSELFAVMVGGLASIAGSVLAGYAGLGIKIEYLVAASFMAAPGGLLMAKIIKPETETPKITLDDLDDSEEEKPANVLDAAAAGASSGMMLALNVGAMLIAFVGLIALANGITGGIGAWFDMPELTIQMILGWIFSPLAFVIGVPWHEAIAAGSFIGQKLVVNEFVAFLDFVNYIKNNELSDHTQIIISFALCGFANFSSIAILLGGLGSLAPTRRADIASMGLKAVLAASLANLMSAALAGLFLV
- a CDS encoding NupC/NupG family nucleoside CNT transporter, coding for MNFVMGIVGVFALLGLALLLSDNRKAINLRTVGGAFAIQVVIGAFILYFPPGKELLQGLSTGVANVIAYGNEGIQFLFGDLAKFKLGFIFAFNVLPVIVFFSSLIAVLYYIGVMSVVINFIGGGLQKLLGTSRSESLSATANIFVGQTEAPLVVRPFIKSMTKSELFAVMVGGLASIAGSVLAGYAGLGIKIEYLVAASFMAAPGGLLMAKIIKPETETPKITLDDLDDSEEEKPANVLDAAAAGASSGMMLALNVGAMLIAFVGLIALANGITGGIGAWFDMPELTIQMILGWVFSPLAFVIGVPWHEAVTAGSFIGQKFVVNEFVAFLDFVNYIKNNELSEHTQIIISFALCGFANFSSIAILLGGLGSLAPSRRADIASMGLKAILAASLANLMSATLAGLFLT
- the deoC gene encoding deoxyribose-phosphate aldolase, which produces MSNFKVAAQRALNMMDLTTLNDDDTDAKVIELCHKAKSAAGNTAAVCIYPRFVPIARKTLNAIGAETVKIATVTNFPHGNDDVAIAVAETKAAVAYGADEVDVVFPYRALMAGNADVGFELVKACKAACPANVQLKVIVETGELKTEALIRQASEISIDAGADFIKTSTGKVPVNATLEFAKIMLTVISEKNTDVGFKPAGGVKNAEQAGEYLALAESILGQDWVSPAKFRFGASSLLANLLAELELAEKAADSSGY
- the deoA gene encoding thymidine phosphorylase; amino-acid sequence: MFIPQEIIRRKRNGEVLSCAEIEYFVNGIADNSISEGQIGAFAMATYFNDMNMDERIAITSAMRDSGDVLSWNTMQLNGPIVDKHSTGGVGDVISLMLGPMVAACGGFVPMISGRGLGHTGGTLDKLDAIPGYQTTVDNTQFRQVVKASGVAIVGQSANLAPADKRFYGVRDITATVESISLITASILSKKLAAGLDALVMDVKSGSGAFMPTHEESVALAKSIVSVANGAGCKTSALITDMNQVLASSAGNAVEVREAVRFLTGEYRNPRLFAVTMALCVEMLLSANLATDVDDARNKLQAVLDNGKAAELFGTMVSGLGGPTDFVDNYDLHLPKTEIFRPVYAAKSGYLTEMDTRGFGMAVVAMGGGRRVATDQIDYAVGLSDIAALGQQLDAQTPIAMVHARSDAQFEAAQAEILKSIHIGDIQPAASADVYQQIRLSDV